The following DNA comes from Candidatus Latescibacter sp..
GATGCGATACAGGGACCGCGGAGGCAGAATGTATCGATGCTCCTCCTGCCGGTGACAACTTCACTGCTCAAATTCAAATCCGACCCGGATGTGGAGGCTATCGCCGCCCGGTGCGTGGAAGCGGTCGTGAACCGTCATTTCAATCCGGCTTACCGGCTGAACACCGATTTCCTCAATCACGACTACAGCCGTCCGGAGAACGCCAATTCCCAGTATGTGGCCTTCGGGATTTCCAACCAGACCCTCTGGATGATCCTCCAGGAAGGGGTGCGGCTGAAAGACAGAAAGCTGTACGACACCGCAAAAGAGCGGATAGTGCGGCATGTGGAGGTTGGCTGGGATTATGTCTATGGCGGCGTATGCAGCGCGATCACCAATGTAGAAAAAAATACCTGGAACATGACTAAACCGCTCCATAATCAGGCGGAATCGCTTATCGGCCTTCTTTCCATCATCGAGCATACCGGCGATCCCCGGGCGCAGGAGCTTTTCTCTCAGATATATTCATTCACCGTTCAAAAATATGTTCTGAAAAAGTACGGCTTTCCCCTCTGGCAGCACGACGCCGACCGTAAGGTGACCTACCAGGCGCATACCACCCGGGCAGAGAATTTTCATAATCCCCGTCATCTGATGATGAACCTCGCCGCTTTGAACCGGTTAACCGCCCGCAGGGGAAAAAAGGCTTAAAGAAAAGTTGCTTTACTCTTTTTAGACCCTGAAACAAGTTCAGGGTGACCGTGTCATGCCGAACTTGTTGCCGCTTCGCGGGAACAATGAAACCGTTTCGGCATCTATAGTTTGACAGGATTTACAAGATTTACAGGATTTTTCTTTCTTTGCGACTTTGCGAACTTTGCGAGAGAAATTCTTTTCGTTTTGTCTTCTTTATTCTGTATTCTTTCTTTTTAAACTTTCCCCGTGAGGCGCATATGAACAACACCCCACCATCTTCTCCCGGTCTCACCCAGCGTGTCGTCTCCCTCGATGCCTTCCGGGGTTTCATCATGCTCTCCATGCTCATGGGAACACTCGGCCTGGAAAAACTGTCCGGCTACCCGGTCCTCGGATTTCTCTACACGCAGCTTAACCATGTTCCCTGGGTGGGATTCCACTTCGAGGATATCATTCTTCCCACTTTTCTGTTCATCATCGGCGTGTCCATGGCCATTTCTGATGAGAAACGCCGCCAGAAGGGACACAGTTACCGTCAGCGGTTTCTTCATGCATTCG
Coding sequences within:
- a CDS encoding AGE family epimerase/isomerase encodes the protein MNRRGFIGAACAAATASALPGLRTEQAFCAPAVPISNLGALSLKELLDQYHSYLFDDFLPFMEKYVIDPDYGGFLLNTDRDGARLGTSKTPTNEGRGIWVWSFLYNELAHEQKYLDVAKRSLDFILKSKPEGDSLWARTLTREGKAASNADVTIYGDLYIASGIAEYACAARDAESWKLAKDIMEKCIRIYDRPDYDSISGADAIQGPRRQNVSMLLLPVTTSLLKFKSDPDVEAIAARCVEAVVNRHFNPAYRLNTDFLNHDYSRPENANSQYVAFGISNQTLWMILQEGVRLKDRKLYDTAKERIVRHVEVGWDYVYGGVCSAITNVEKNTWNMTKPLHNQAESLIGLLSIIEHTGDPRAQELFSQIYSFTVQKYVLKKYGFPLWQHDADRKVTYQAHTTRAENFHNPRHLMMNLAALNRLTARRGKKA